agacagaatagaagaatagaataaattttattCCAATGTGATtacacacaagaatttgtctttgcatattctcagtgtacatagatagTCATCAGGTACAACATTACAACATGAtggtcaatatgtcaatataaatctaatTCAGCAACAAGttattcatacagtcataaatggaagagattggtgatggctgaaattaatagtagtgcagatttagtaaatagtttgacagtgttgatttgtttagtgatggccttaaaaactgttcttgtgtctagttgttctggtgtgcagtgctctatagcgtcttttgaggtaggagttgaaacagtttatgtcctggatcaatctgtaaatattttcctgaccctcttcttgattagtgcagtatacaggtcctcaatggaaggcaggtttagcaattatttttctgcagttctaattatcctctgaagtctgtttttcttgttgggttgcagactgaaccagacagttatagaggtgcaaatgacagactcaataattcctctgtagaactgaatcagcagctcttggcagtttgagcttactgagttgcgcaggaagaacattttgctgtcctttttttgatgttttgatgttagctgtccattttagatcttgcatatgatgaacctagaaatttgaatttctgttgatactgtgttgtctagtattgtgagaggtggaagtatggaatttCTCTAATGtactaccatttctatggttttgagtgtgttcagttccattgtttggttgcaccacaaggttaaTCGTTCAACCTCTTCTATAGGATTCTCATTGTCTcacgagaccaatcactgttgtgtcatctgaactTGAGTAAAACAGATGATAGATACTATATGTAAATGCTCAAATTATAATGAAAGTGCAACCTTAATCAGGTAAAACCTGTTACTCTGGACTTCTCTGCCTTTAGTTTACCatttataaattgaaataaaaaccTCTGAATAAAACCTTATGACTTACCAGTGTATTTGTTAtctatttatttcagaaaatttatacagccacccatTTGTCGGTGTCCCTGAGCtgcttaaaaattataaaatatataaagaataaaaacacACTGATAACAGTCAATCAGTTGAGACTTCTTGGGTTCCTAATCTTTTCACGATGTCACTGCTTCTGTTCATTGTAAGAAAGAAAAAtccttggctccatagatttggaAAAGTAATTTTACTAggaagaaactgaaagcagacaaTTTCAACCAAGCTATGAAAAACAGCGCCAGTGAAAAACACAGCagagtcagacctggaagccatctttctacctttgtgACTTCAGGCTTCACacctgccacaaattctactgtaAAAATGGGATATTgaatagagtgaagaagacatgtagtcaaaataaaattatttctagaAAGTCAAGGCCGTGGTGCCTAGCTGTACTGAGaaatgaggaggtatcttctgttctGGAGGTTACCTGATTggccatgtggtggacatgtgggtgacatcttgaactttcttttagtGGAAAACCAGCTTTCAGATTGGGTTTTCAGATTTCAAGATGACATctcaaaagttagctttgaggaacttacCTTTTGACTTTTTACATGGAAAAAATTGCGAATTTTCTAGGCATGCTCAAGCTATTGCTCTTGATCCTGAATCTTCGACATACCTCCTGGAATCATATTTTCTTCATTGCCATCAAAACATGGAAGCCTGAACAGAAGGTTATTTCAATTCAACCACAATCAATGTATCTTGAACCCCAGGGCGATTGAAACAAGGATAATAATGACTGTGTGTCAGAGTCATTGCTACCACTTTCCTCCCACTATTCTCCTCTGCCAGTACCTGTTCAACACTGATGCTATTGAAGACATGAATTTTCACTCTCACGGATATCCAAATACCCAATGGTGGATCTGATTAGACTCACTCTTAGATATAAAGCTTGAATTAATCACTGGATTAGCTATTGGAATAATGCAACCTTTATTGTAGGTTAGGATGAGAGACGGAGACATTTTCAAGAGTGAAGATGTTGCTCCTTCTAGTGTTTCTGGCGAAGAAAATAGTGACTCTGACCTGCCCTGCAAGTGATGCTTTCCGTGTTCCACATGAATGGTACCAACCTGGTGACCTCATCATTGGTGGGATAGTGTCCCACACTTATTACAACCTTCATGAAATTAAGTTTAAGGAATATCCTTATAAAACATCTTATGACACACCAAAGTaacgattctttttttttctttttctaatgttAATCAGTTTCCCAAAAATTCCTTATGAGCGTAAAAAGTTCTTAGTATAAATGTAATCTTTATATCTAATCTAAGTCTAACTTTCAAATGTTTTTAGTTATAGAATAAACCTTTTTCTTTACTTTATGGTGAAGTGTTTGTCATATAATGTATAAAACTTTGGTGGAAAACATCTTTTGAAGAAGATTTAGTAAGTTtaagagaatatttttttaaaaaaaaatctgtattgtcACTCTGAACGaaacatacatacaataaatgACAGATAAATGCTGAAATTGTATATACTCCATTTTGGGGGTAAATTAGAAACTAAATCGAGTTCCATGAAAAAagcactattttttattttattgtagagGATATTTGTTGCAAATCATGATATTACTTTAGAAACGCAAAATTGAACTGTGTACAATTTATTCAGTATTTTAGAAAATCTATTACTTTCCTATTTTCATCAGAGAAAGAAATGTTTGCTATTTCATGTAGAAATGATGCCACCTTATGAGAATTTGCCAACTTCCTTTTTCAACTGGGCTATTTAACTCATTTGCAGTGTAATAATCAAATTCTACCAGCACATCCTTGCCTTGGTttttgctgtgaaggagatcaatgaggACTCCAGGATCTTACCTAATGTCACACTTGGGTTCCACATCTATGACAGTTACTGCAATTCAAGGATGACCTATCGCACCACTCTGGATCTGCTTTTTAAATCCCAGGAATTTGTCCCTAACTACAAGTGTGATAGCAAGAAGAATCTCATGGCTATCATTGGAGGATTGGATTTTGTCACATCATTTTATATAGCTGAAATTACAGGTTTCTTCAAGATTACACAAGTAAGTTCTGAAGGGGTTGAGCAGAAAATTCTTATTCTTATGGTTGTTATGGAATaattaatgatcttcaaaggtgaAGCTTAATTTTCTGCTAAGATGTTCTGCATTTCTTATAGTCTATTTAGCATTCTTTTCTTATACTACAATTCCAATCACAGAAAGTGAATATCAGGTGTCATGCCATATCTGGAAGATGCCTtagtgaagtccaagtaaattttatccacagcattcctctggttcactaattttgtcactttgttaaAGAGTGCAATAAGATAtccttggcatgatctgttttggataaacctatgttggcttttggttattactttgtttccttctaggtgttcgctgatttgctccttgattttcttttccagaatcttccctggtattgaggtcaggctgatagatctgtagtttcctagttgttgttttttcccttttttgaagatgggaactacatcagctcttttctagtcctctgCAAGACCCCTGTGCTCCACGATATTtgcaagatatagttcagtggttcgtctgccagttccttcaaaactttggggtataatccatctgGCTTttagtgatttgaactcgtctagggtagacagatgttcacttattattttcttcaggaTTTTAACTTGTGCTTCTAATCTAGTTTTTggtgctgttttttccttttctgtaaaGGCAGATGCAAGAAACGAGTTAAgtagtgtatatatatacatacatacgtagaTCTTTGGTTAAAAGATATATATACTTTTGTCACAAGCCTTTGTACATTGTgatccttagctttcctcacttcatctttacaggcttgtgctatttgctgatattctgccttagttatttgcccttctATCCATTATTATACTTGTCCTTCTTGTCTTTCAATttttcagagagttctttatgcagtcatgctggtttcttttgagagctgttatttttcttcttcactggtattgtgctagactgggctgttataatctcacttttcaaaatttcccaagcttcttgaattgttttctCCTTTAGGATTGTCATCCATGAAATCCTTCCTAAGTTCATTAAGTTCATTGAAATCAGCACTCTTAaaatccaagactctagtttgactgtGTTCTACTACTtatgcttgcataatgttgaattccaatattgcatgatcacttgcccccaagtttCCTAtaacttcaacaccttctatcatttcatctccgttagtgagaattaagtccattttggctgatccccttgttccatcTCTACCTTttcggaaacaaagttgtctgctttgtttattccatttgtgggtttcacccaccaagtttctgtaatggcaacaatatcatatctgccctcatttacttgaatttctaattcatcctgtttattcctcatactttgGGCATTAGTGTATAGATATTTGAGTCCAGTTTGATTGATCATGTGTTTACTGACtatataacctgtgttgtgccttaCTGCTCCTATTTTCTTGCCACTTGTTTGGTTAGTGCacttggtatggcactcactattatatTTTGCTTGCTTGACCTTGTTCTTTAGATATATTTTATAAGAAAACAAGatagaaaaattaaattaaatactacTGAATCATCTGTGTTGAATACATCTgaatcatttgtgttataaatgttgtaccttgatgaaggtatcttttcttttatgtacactaagagcatatgcaccagaaaaTTATGTGTATAACTAGAataaaattttctattctattctattctattctattctattctattctattctattctattctattctattctttcagctGACGTACGGTTCATTAGCGCAAGAGGAATTTCAGACCAGTAAGCTCTCTTCACTTTATTTCATGGTCCCAAAAGAGGACCATCAGTACATCGGGATTATCCAACTGCTTCGTGATTTCAGGTGGACATGGATTGGGATATTTTCTATTGATAATAATAATGGAGAAAATTTCTTACAGAAAATGGGGCCTTTACTTTCAGAAAACGGAATCTGCACAGCGTTTATGGAAAGCCTTGATCAACAAGTCCACTTGGAAAGATTACCAGAATTGTATCAAACAATCTCCATTATTTCCTTTAATATGATGAATAGCAAAGCCAATGTGTTTCTTGTCTATGGAGAAGCCGGGACCATTATATGGCTAAGATTTATAACATTTCTGGTAGATCCTGAAAGCAAGGAAACTGCATTATTAAGAAAGGTGTGGATCATGACTGCACAAATTGATTTTGTATTACCAGGCACTCATATCAGATGGGATCTGAAGATGTACAATGGGGCTCTTTCCTTCACTGTTCACTCAATAGAAGTTGTAGGTTTCAAGGAATTTCTTCAGACCACAAATCTTCTTTCAGACTACAGAGATGGGTTTTGGCAGAATGTTTGGGAACAATCATTTGATTGTTCCTTTCCAAAACCAGAATTACAAGAAACAGACAGTAGACTGTGCACTGAGGAGATGAAGCTGGAGGATCTTCCTGGGACTgtgtttgaaatggaaatgactggGCACAGCTACAGTGTCTACAATGCTGTTTATGCTGTGGCTCATGCTTTGCAGGCTCTACACATGTTGGGTTTCAATAGGAAGAAAACTATGATGGGTAAAAAGACTGATCTTCCACATCTGCAGGCTTGGCAGGTATTCTCTTTGAAATGGACTCTTCTTTTATTTCAATAAGCAGTTTGATGTAGAATTATGTTTTGAACCCATTCTGGAAAGTCTTGATATTTTCTGCATGTAGGATCAAGTTAAGTATGTGAAAAATATAGAAGTAAGGAAGAATTTCTTGATAGAACAATGCAaaaatttgccttcagaaatcctaAGTGCTACATATCTggagattttaatgaagtgattgGAAAGGCATTTGTCTAAATCATTGTAGGGTATTCTCCTTGAGTGGGGTGGTGTGctagaagacccccaaagtcccttccaactctgttgtgttGTATAAAACAGATAGAGAAAAACTGGCGCGTTCTTATTTTGCCATTCACGTATTCTTCTATTCTGATCACCCAGAACCGGCTGTAAAAATCATGATTTAGGTAGCAgtaggagttatttaataaatctCCATAGATTGCACAATAAGAGTTAGTTAAAATGATAATTTACATTGCCTTTCATTGATTTTTCCAAAAATTAATCAATTCCCCAAGAGTTTTTGTTTGGCTCATGAACTTTTCATGAGTGACAAGCTGAGCTTTCTATCTCTATCAGAGATTTAGAGCAATAAAGTGGTGGTACTCCTTAGATGTGACATCCATAATTTGAAAACACTCTATACACAgggattttgaccctgtgactcccgaggacatggacaggttgctgggaagactgaatgccaccacatgtttactggaaccgtgcccctcctggttggtgctggccacacaggaggtgacacgaggcttgctccaggggattattaatgcttctctgcaggaggggatctttcccgctgccttgaaagaggcggtggtgagacctctcctcaagaagccttccctggacccggctgttttaggaaattatcgtccggtctccaatcttattcggtgaaggttgtagagtgtggtggcatgtactcaacctggatgaaactgttctcccattccagtccagcttctggCCGGATACAgtaggcggctttggtcgcattggtggatgatctggaggccagggataagggttactcctctgccctggtcctattagacctctcagcggctgataccatcgaccatggtatcttgctgcaccgttggagagtttgggagtgggaggcaccatttatggTGGTTCTCCTCTACCTCTCTTACgggcagacagtgttgacagggggcagatcTCGAGTGCCTCATGTGTTGatcattctctcgcctctcctgttcaacatctatatgaagccactgggtgagatcatcagtggttttgtgagataccaactgtacgctgatgacgcaGCTgtcacccaggccaccccaacgaagctgtcgaagtactgtcccggtgtctggaggccgtatgggtctggatggggaggaacaggctcaaacttaatccctccaagacggagtggctgtggatgctggcacccagtAAAGCCAggtgcaaccacagctgactgttgggggcgagtcattggccccaatggagagggtgcgcaacttgggcgtgctcctggatgggcacctgtcttttgtcttttgaagaccatttgacagccgtctctaggagagctttctatcaagtTCGTCttatccgccagttgcgccccttcctggaccgggatgccctatgcacagtcactcatgctctcgttacctctcgtctggactattgcaatgctctctacatggggctccttgagagcaccggagactccagctagtccagaatgctctTGGTTATTGAGccgttcccatgtaacacctatcctgcgaactggctgcctgttgtcttcggGTCTTCAATGtttctacctttaaagcgctccatggcttaggaccgggatactacgggaccgtctactgcctctatctcccaatgacagtcgctctcacagagggctccTCAGGtgcgtcagccaagcaatgtcggctggcacccCagggaggccttctctgtggggctcacctggactcagacaaataccgaccttaggaccttcacaattcaaaacctacttatttcgtcttgctggactcgcaaattttatattattatattgatttatgggtttttaattttttagtaaattttagtgggaatatttttatttataagtagccaaattaaataggttttttaagggttgttttagttttgtactgttgttgtctttctgtattttacttgtggctgtacagagtccttcggagaagggcggtctataaataataataataataataataataataataataataataataataataatatttaataataattattattattattattattttattttattttttttttttttttttttgtgttatTATCTATAGTCTCTGTTTCTCACTTATCTATCAAAGAATGCTTAAGTCTCAGATTCCAAAATCTGgctaaaagaaattaattgaactCGCAAATAGCTTTGTACCAGTGAGGAAAGATTAGATATGATTTATCCTAAGTTACTTGTTTAAGTAGTGGACATAAAACATAATTGAAGGACCTGACAACATTCCAAAAGCCTATTTTCATTGTTCTTCAGTTTATTCCTATGCCTTTCCTTAAAATAATATCAGATAAATAATGGAGTGGACATGTACATTTCCACGCAACATTGATGATCAAATTTCTAagcatacatatttaataatagtTATTTGAATATGAAGAACGAGTGAATGAAACTTGAATATATCGTTCTCTTCTCTGTTATACTGCTTTCAGTTGCCTGTCGCTTCTATTCTCTTTCAAGTAGCTCCATTCATTTCTTCAAGGCATTTCTTTCAACAATTCAGCTGGGGAGAGAGTGTTCCTGAATGAGAAaggagaagcaacaggtggatttGACATCACCAACTTGATCACTTTTTCAAATAGATCCCTTCAGAGAGTTAGAGTTGGAAAGCTGGATCTACAGGCTCCGAAAGGAAAGGAATTATTCATTGATGAAGCTGTGATTTTCTGGAACCCAAATTTTAACCAGGTTTACGAATTATTGTATCAAATATACTTTAATCCATTATGATCCAATATTGAACACAATCCATTTGGAAATATcatttctggttttttaaaataaagactgGTACATTCTTTTCAAATGTGGTTTATGATCCAGCACTCATCAATATGAAAAAATGATATTACAATACAAAAGACATATTTGGACATTTGGTTTCCATTTCCATTTGAAAACACAAGAGTGGCCATTTTTCCATGAAATTGCCACCCTGTGTAATTATTTACTCTTCCTGCCCTTCAAGCAGGACCTTTTCTACATAAATGAAGTTTctacaatttttaaagttgtagaTGAAATTAATAAATTCAGTATTCTTTTGGGAAGTCAAAAACAATTTACCTATATAAAGGATGAAAAATACGATCAGTTTTAAATATCtccattttcaaatttatttgatTCATTTTCAAATTGATATGATTATCACCAGGTTCCTCCACTTTCTCGATGCAATGACCCTTGTTTCCCTGGATCCTGGAAGAAAGGGATTGAGGGGGATCAGTTCTGCTGCTATGACTGCGTTCCCTGCCCAGAAGGGAAGATTTCAAATCAAAATGGTAGGGTAGGAATTCAACCATTTTTCCTTAGATTTAAGCAAATTTTAATAAATTACGTGATGCATAAAATTAATAAACTGATTATCAGTATTATGGAATGCATAGGTGAAAAAATTCCTTGACTTTTCTTATAGATATGGAAGATTGCTTTGAATGTTcagaagatcattatccaaataaAGAACAGAAAGGTTGTATCCTGAAATTTCTGGTCTTTCTAACTTTTAAAGAAGCCTTAGGAACTGGTTTATCGTCAGCAGCTCTTGGTTTCTTCTTCTTGACATCTTGGATACTTGGAACTTTTATTAAGCACAGagatactcccattgtcaaagccaataaTCGGTCCCTCACCTACATCCTGCTTGTCTCTCTTCAGttctgttttctctcctctttgctCTTTCTCAGCCAACCTGGCAAAgtgacctgccttctccgacaatcaACTTTTGGCATCACCTTCTCGGTGGCCATTTCTAGTGtactggccaaaaccatcactgtggttgtggctttcatggccactaaACCAGGATCTCAGATTAGGAAATGGGTGGGGAAGAGATTGGCCTTTTCTATTGTCCTTTCTTGCTCTCTCATCCAAGCAGGTATTTGTATTCTTTGGTTGTCAACATCACCTCCATTCCCTGAGTTGGACATGCACTCAGAGCTCCAAGAAATGATTTTACAATGCAATGAGGGGtcagttttcttcttttattgtgtcttgggctacatgggCATCTTGGCCATTGCTAGCTTTATTGTGGCTTTTCTTGCCCGCAAATtacctgacagctttaatgaagccaagttcatcaccttcagcatgttggccttttgcagtgtgtggatctccttctttccagcctatctgagcacaaaaggcaaagccacagtagctgtggaggtcttctccatcttgtccTCCAGTGCTGCATTACTGGGATGCATATTCCTCCCAAAATGCTACATCATTGTTTTCCGGCCTGACCTGAACCACAGGGACCAACTCACAAAGAGAAATTAGTACATTAGGGATTTTTCTTTCTCAGAGAAATTGTTGAAAAAATGTACAGACTACAGACTATTATCTGTACGAAACATAGAAGTGATAGGAACATAGAAGTTTTTATTTCTGTGAAAGAAAGATTTGTTTAGGATGTTTATGGTTATTACGATTTATTATGATTGCCCATTCCAAAATCTGTGCTCATTCTGCTTTATGTTCACAATTTTCCAAGATTCTTTAAcctattgcttttttcttttccaaccaTTGATCTTAATTTTGGTCATCTAGTTTTCTTATAAGGggacgcggtgactcaggggctaggatggtgagcttgttgatcgaaaggtcggcagctcagcggttcgaatccctagtgctgctgtgtaacagggtgagctcccgttacttgtcccagcttctgccagcctagcagtttgaaagctagGCTggctttcaaagtaaaaaaatgcaagtagaaaaaatagggaccacctgtggtggaaggcaacagcattccatacgcctttggcattgagtcatgctggccacatgaccacagagacgtcttcggacagcacctgctcttcggctttgaaacggagatgaacacggccccctagagtcggcaatgattagcacatatgtgtgaggggaacctttacctttacctttagttttcTTATGCCCTGTTAGGATATTTCAGATATTGGCTCAAATAAAGTCTAATGTTTGCAGAGAGATTTCATGGTTTTTATACTTTGAATTCCTAAAGCTTCTCAGTTGCCACAAACTATGGAGGTGGGTTGGGGGGCGGGAGAAGATGGACTGCATTGACAGACAAAGCACCAATCTTTCTCTTGGGAATCAAGGTCATCTCCACAGGTgtcagatgaagaaagatggtagTGCCTTAGGAGCGCCCGCCAATTCATTTAATTGGACAATTTGACCAGTAACACTTGGTGAGGGAATCATttgctattttaattatactgaaacgcTGGGAAATGTTTAGAGTTGTTTTTCCATTTAAGTGTGCCGATATGATGTCCCCAATAAAGAAGCTCTTTGAGGAAGATtatttggttatgaagaaatatccccaaagtcagatgtacattaaatgtagactgacttttagctaTCCATCTTCCTAGCAAACAGCATATTTTGAAGCTccattttaggatgagtaaccacagtttgcatgttggaggttcctaaaggaattCTGGGGAagtctgtattttaaagaacatttgagggaaGGGTGCACAATAAtccttctctgcctgaggctgtagagaccTGGCAGCAATCAAAACACTGTTTGTGAAGCAACCGATCAACACTCACAGGGGGAAGCCACTAGCGTATGAAAATAAGAGTAAActtcactcccttctagtactgatgatattatgtcatttggtaatgaaacatctgcaagaaaaccatcaagctcaaagagcaccaaggaccccacagtttaaccctgagctacaaatattctcttctatccatttaatttaattttttaaaaattttatttgcatttatatcccgcccttctccgaagactcagggcagcttacactatgttaagcaatagtcttcatccatttgtatattatatacaaaatcaacttattgcccccaacaatctgggtcctcattttacctaccttataaaggatggaaggttgagtcaaccttgggcctggtgggacttgaacctgcagtaattgtgttaataacagactgtcttagcagtctgagccaccagaggcccaataaaCATTTTTTGGTTAGAGAGACTCAGAGTCTGCTTTATATACACTAAAATTGCTCCCAATGGATTTCATTCTAAGTTTTGATATGATTcctgtaaataaggaatgtacacttataatggctgagtatttgatccttcatacataaaaataaataaataaatataaagctaagggataaacaaataaaaaactgatttgaaaaaagaaaaggcccAGGAACGAAAAggagtgaaagtgtaagaaagacagaggaaaagaaggaaaactgaaaaagaatgacttccaagtttttttggtacagatataagtacaaaatatatcaaatgcttactctaagattaacatttgtctacattatttccataatccatATCCAATCATCAAAGCActgatcaacttttaatttcagatTCTCACAAAAGGTGCAGTAATctggaataaaaaattaaaattaaccaaatctgctgcttacaaagaaaatcaatataaaatgctttactgcTGGCACCTAGCGCCAGATAGGTTGGCCAAAATAGgttggccatcactctgctaaacaaataattccctcaacactgtcaaactattgactaaatctgcactactattaatcttctcatcgttcccatcaccaatctctttccacttatgactgtatgactgtaactttgttgctggcaatccttatgatttatattgatatattg
Above is a window of Ahaetulla prasina isolate Xishuangbanna chromosome 4, ASM2864084v1, whole genome shotgun sequence DNA encoding:
- the LOC131197070 gene encoding vomeronasal type-2 receptor 26-like produces the protein MLLLLVFLAKKIVTLTCPASDAFRVPHEWYQPGDLIIGGIVSHTYYNLHEIKFKEYPYKTSYDTPNVIIKFYQHILALVFAVKEINEDSRILPNVTLGFHIYDSYCNSRMTYRTTLDLLFKSQEFVPNYKCDSKKNLMAIIGGLDFVTSFYIAEITGFFKITQKMGPLLSENGICTAFMESLDQQVHLERLPELYQTISIISFNMMNSKANVFLVYGEAGTIIWLRFITFLVDPESKETALLRKVWIMTAQIDFVLPGTHIRWDLKMYNGALSFTVHSIEVVGFKEFLQTTNLLSDYRDGFWQNVWEQSFDCSFPKPELQETDSRLCTEEMKLEDLPGTVFEMEMTGHSYSVYNAVYAVAHALQALHMLGFNRKKTMMGKKTDLPHLQAWQLHSFLQGISFNNSAGERVFLNEKGEATGGFDITNLITFSNRSLQRVRVGKLDLQAPKGKELFIDEAVIFWNPNFNQVPPLSRCNDPCFPGSWKKGIEGDQFCCYDCVPCPEGKISNQNDMEDCFECSEDHYPNKEQKGCILKFLVFLTFKEALGTGLSSAALGFFFLTSWILGTFIKHRDTPIVKANNRSLTYILLVSLQFCFLSSLLFLSQPGKVTCLLRQSTFGITFSVAISSVLAKTITVVVAFMATKPGSQIRKWVGKRLAFSIVLSCSLIQAGICILWLSTSPPFPELDMHSELQEMILQCNEGSVFFFYCVLGYMGILAIASFIVAFLARKLPDSFNEAKFITFSMLAFCSVWISFFPAYLSTKGKATVAVEVFSILSSSAALLGCIFLPKCYIIVFRPDLNHRDQLTKRN